From one Coregonus clupeaformis isolate EN_2021a unplaced genomic scaffold, ASM2061545v1 scaf1599, whole genome shotgun sequence genomic stretch:
- the LOC121543493 gene encoding WD repeat-containing protein 26-like isoform X2 has product MQANGAGQGQDSELSCLNNSAQNGESSSAGGAHTNGLSTTNNGNSVSNNNGITAPAASNNTVSSDANSVKKKTRLSQSEEDVIRLIGQHLHDLGLNQTVDLLMQESGCRLEHPSATKFRNHVMEGEWDKAESDLNELKALMHSPSAIVRMKFLLLQQKYLEYLEDAKVLEALQVLRAELTPLKYNTERIHILSGYLMCSHAEDLRAKAEWEGKGTASRTKLLDKLQTYLPPAVMLPPRRLQTLLRQAVELQRERCLYHNTKLDSGLDSVSLLLDHACSRKQFPCYTQQILTEHCNEVWFCKFSNDGTKLATGSKDTTVIVWHVNTESHQLKLMKTLEGHAYGVSNLAWSPDDTYLIACGPDDCSELWLWNVQTGELRTKMSQSHEDSLTSVAWNPDGKRFVTGGQRGQFYQCDLDGNLLDSWEGVRVQCLWCLGDARTVLASDTHQRIRGYNFEDLTDRNIVQEDHPIMSFTVSKNGRLALLNVATQGVHLWDLHDRVLVRKYQGVTQGFYTIHSCFGGHNEDFIASGSEDHKVYIWHRRSELPIAELTGHTRTVNCVSWNPVVPGLLASASDDGTVRIWGPAPFLDVQDTEGLNECCSMDS; this is encoded by the exons CGCAAAACGGAGAGTCGTCCTCCGCGGGGGGAGCTCACACTAATGGACTATCCACAACAAACAATGGGAACTCTGTCAGTAACAACAACGGTATCACAGCCCCAGCGGCATCCAACAACACCGTGTCTTCGGATGCCAACTCCGTGAAAAAGAAGACACGTCTTTCTCAGTCAGAGGAAGATGTCATTAGACTTATAGGGCAACATTTACACGATTTAGGGCTTAA TCAGACAGTGGACCTGTTGATGCAGGAGTCTGGCTGCAGACTGGAGCATCCCTCTGCCACAAAGTTCCGCAACCATGTGATGGAAGGAGAGTGGGACAAG GCTGAAAGTGACCTGAATGAGCTGAAAGCGTTGATGCATTCTCCAAGTGCTATTGTG CGGATGAAGTTCCTGCTCCTGCAGCAGAAGTACCTGGAGTATCTGGAGGATGCCAAGGTCCTGGAGGCGCTGCAGGTCCTGAGAGCTGAGCTCACTCCCCTCAAGTACAACACAGAGCGCATCCACATCCTGAGCGG GTACCTGATGTGCAGCCATGCAGAGGATCTGAGAGCAAAGGCAGAGTGGGAGGGAAAAGGCACTGCCTCCCGCACTAAACTCCTGGACAAGTTACAGA CGTACCTGCCTCCCGCTGTGATGCTGCCTCCGCGCCGGCTGCAGACCCTGCTGAGGCAGGCTGTGGAGCTGCAGAGAGAGCGCTGCCTCTACCACAACACCAAACTGGACAGTGGCCTGGACTCTGTGTCCCTCCTCCTGGACCACGCCTGCAGCCG AAAACAGTTCCCTTGCTACACCCAGCAGATCCTCACCGAACACTGCAATGAAGTGTGGTTCTGCAAGTTCTCCAATGACGGCACCAAACTGGCCACGGGATCCAAAGACACCACAGTCATCGTGTGGCATGTCAACACA GAGAGTCACCAGTTGAAGCTGATGAAGACTCTAGAGGGCCACGCTTACGGTGTCTCAAACCTGGCCTGGAGCCCTGATGACACCTACTTGATTGCCTGTGGCCCCGATGACTGCTCAGAGCTGTGGCTGTGGAACGTACAG ACGGGTGAGTTGCGGACAAAGATGAGCCAATCACACGAGGACAGCCTGACTAGTGTGGCCTGGAATCCAGATGGCAAGCGCTTTGTCACCGGAGGCCAGAGGGGCCAGTTCtaccagtgt GATCTGGATGGTAATCTGCTGGACTCGTGGGAAGGAGTAAGGGTTCAGTGCCTGTGGTGCCTGGGTGACGCTCGGACCGTACTGGCATCAGACACACACCAGCGTATCCGTGGTTACAACTTTGAGGACCTTACGGACAGAAACAT AGTCCAGGAGGACCATCCAATCATGTCTTTCACAGTTTCAAAGAACGGGAGGTTAGCGCTGCTGAATGTGGCTACTCAG ggtgTGCACCTGTGGGACCTACATGACCGGGTGCTGGTGAGGAAgtatcagggcgtgacacagggcTTCTACACCATCCACTCCTGCTTTGGAGGACACAACGAAGACTTCATCGCCAGTGGGAGTGAGG ATCACAAAGTGTACATCTGGCACAGGCGCAGTGAGCTGCCCATCGCAGAGTTGACAGGTCACACACGTACAGTGAACTGTGTGAGCTGGAACCCTGTAGTGCCCGGTCTTTTGGCCAGCGCCTCAGATGACGGCACCGTCCGAATCTGGGGGCCCGCCCCTTTCCTCGATGTCCAGGACACTGAGGGGCTAAACG AATGTTGTAGCATGGACAGCTGA
- the LOC121543493 gene encoding WD repeat-containing protein 26-like isoform X1 produces the protein MQANGAGQGQDSELSCLNNSAQNGESSSAGGAHTNGLSTTNNGNSVSNNNGITAPAASNNTVSSDANSVKKKTRLSQSEEDVIRLIGQHLHDLGLNQTVDLLMQESGCRLEHPSATKFRNHVMEGEWDKAESDLNELKALMHSPSAIVRMKFLLLQQKYLEYLEDAKVLEALQVLRAELTPLKYNTERIHILSGYLMCSHAEDLRAKAEWEGKGTASRTKLLDKLQTYLPPAVMLPPRRLQTLLRQAVELQRERCLYHNTKLDSGLDSVSLLLDHACSRKQFPCYTQQILTEHCNEVWFCKFSNDGTKLATGSKDTTVIVWHVNTESHQLKLMKTLEGHAYGVSNLAWSPDDTYLIACGPDDCSELWLWNVQTGELRTKMSQSHEDSLTSVAWNPDGKRFVTGGQRGQFYQCDLDGNLLDSWEGVRVQCLWCLGDARTVLASDTHQRIRGYNFEDLTDRNIVQEDHPIMSFTVSKNGRLALLNVATQGVHLWDLHDRVLVRKYQGVTQGFYTIHSCFGGHNEDFIASGSEDHKVYIWHRRSELPIAELTGHTRTVNCVSWNPVVPGLLASASDDGTVRIWGPAPFLDVQDTEGLNAWTADGDLGAEDTTSRIQENNTRL, from the exons CGCAAAACGGAGAGTCGTCCTCCGCGGGGGGAGCTCACACTAATGGACTATCCACAACAAACAATGGGAACTCTGTCAGTAACAACAACGGTATCACAGCCCCAGCGGCATCCAACAACACCGTGTCTTCGGATGCCAACTCCGTGAAAAAGAAGACACGTCTTTCTCAGTCAGAGGAAGATGTCATTAGACTTATAGGGCAACATTTACACGATTTAGGGCTTAA TCAGACAGTGGACCTGTTGATGCAGGAGTCTGGCTGCAGACTGGAGCATCCCTCTGCCACAAAGTTCCGCAACCATGTGATGGAAGGAGAGTGGGACAAG GCTGAAAGTGACCTGAATGAGCTGAAAGCGTTGATGCATTCTCCAAGTGCTATTGTG CGGATGAAGTTCCTGCTCCTGCAGCAGAAGTACCTGGAGTATCTGGAGGATGCCAAGGTCCTGGAGGCGCTGCAGGTCCTGAGAGCTGAGCTCACTCCCCTCAAGTACAACACAGAGCGCATCCACATCCTGAGCGG GTACCTGATGTGCAGCCATGCAGAGGATCTGAGAGCAAAGGCAGAGTGGGAGGGAAAAGGCACTGCCTCCCGCACTAAACTCCTGGACAAGTTACAGA CGTACCTGCCTCCCGCTGTGATGCTGCCTCCGCGCCGGCTGCAGACCCTGCTGAGGCAGGCTGTGGAGCTGCAGAGAGAGCGCTGCCTCTACCACAACACCAAACTGGACAGTGGCCTGGACTCTGTGTCCCTCCTCCTGGACCACGCCTGCAGCCG AAAACAGTTCCCTTGCTACACCCAGCAGATCCTCACCGAACACTGCAATGAAGTGTGGTTCTGCAAGTTCTCCAATGACGGCACCAAACTGGCCACGGGATCCAAAGACACCACAGTCATCGTGTGGCATGTCAACACA GAGAGTCACCAGTTGAAGCTGATGAAGACTCTAGAGGGCCACGCTTACGGTGTCTCAAACCTGGCCTGGAGCCCTGATGACACCTACTTGATTGCCTGTGGCCCCGATGACTGCTCAGAGCTGTGGCTGTGGAACGTACAG ACGGGTGAGTTGCGGACAAAGATGAGCCAATCACACGAGGACAGCCTGACTAGTGTGGCCTGGAATCCAGATGGCAAGCGCTTTGTCACCGGAGGCCAGAGGGGCCAGTTCtaccagtgt GATCTGGATGGTAATCTGCTGGACTCGTGGGAAGGAGTAAGGGTTCAGTGCCTGTGGTGCCTGGGTGACGCTCGGACCGTACTGGCATCAGACACACACCAGCGTATCCGTGGTTACAACTTTGAGGACCTTACGGACAGAAACAT AGTCCAGGAGGACCATCCAATCATGTCTTTCACAGTTTCAAAGAACGGGAGGTTAGCGCTGCTGAATGTGGCTACTCAG ggtgTGCACCTGTGGGACCTACATGACCGGGTGCTGGTGAGGAAgtatcagggcgtgacacagggcTTCTACACCATCCACTCCTGCTTTGGAGGACACAACGAAGACTTCATCGCCAGTGGGAGTGAGG ATCACAAAGTGTACATCTGGCACAGGCGCAGTGAGCTGCCCATCGCAGAGTTGACAGGTCACACACGTACAGTGAACTGTGTGAGCTGGAACCCTGTAGTGCCCGGTCTTTTGGCCAGCGCCTCAGATGACGGCACCGTCCGAATCTGGGGGCCCGCCCCTTTCCTCGATGTCCAGGACACTGAGGGGCTAAACG CATGGACAGCTGATGGTGACCTTGGAGCAGAAGACACTACTTCTCGAATCCAGGAGAATAACACTAGACTCTAA